The Elaeis guineensis isolate ETL-2024a chromosome 12, EG11, whole genome shotgun sequence sequence CAGTCGGCTTCTCTGATGGAAACTAGGATGAGTGAAATTAAGATATATTTGAGACTGATGGTTTTTGATATGTGAAAATTTCTTTGCATGTCTGTGAGGCTCTAGGGAGCACTTGTTTCTGTTGGTCGCCTGAAGTTGCATGGTGTCCTATTCTTTGTCGCTTATGTTTCTTTCCTGGAATATGTTCTGGTATATTACTGTCCATCTtggatatttttctttgtctcaaAGATAGTTGTTGATAACACCATTGTGGATAATTTTCTTGAAGTCTCAAAGACAGGTATTGATTATCACCATTTCATTAGTGTCTTATCATTTAATCTACCATTGTAATTggttgccttttttttttcccaatgCCTGCTTTTTCTGGATACTTCATTTTAATTCTACCGATTTTACTCCCTTATTTTCTAAGGCTTTCTTTTGTTAttccattcttgcttttagccctATTCTCATTATAACAGTTAACACTTTGTCCattgttttttcattttttattcgTTCAAAGTTTCTTTTTAAGTTCAAAGAAAAATGGAATCCCAAAACTAGGGTCTAAAATTCACTTTGTTTTATATTAAGTTTATGGGTTTTTAGGCCATGAGTTCTCTTTccagtgtttgtctttgtgcaaAGCTTCCTGTTTCTCTAGTTTCATAAATGGTACAGATTTCTTGTCTGTTGGAACTTGTTCTTTCCCCCTATAAATTGGTTTTCTCCCATTGGGAAGTAACTTATCCATCTTCTGATACTTTTCTCCTAGTAGAGTTCCACCTTAGGCAGACTCTGAAGTagttctattttctctcttctgATATATTGTTTCATTATTCATGGTGATATGTGATTGCCAAATTAAAGTAGTAATCTTTGCTAGTGACCATAATATTGATTGCAAAATGTGAGGATGTATCCCAATAGTATAGGAATGAAATTTTTCTAGTTCCTCTTGAGAAAGTCTATATGCTCCAGGGACAGCATCAAAGACATGCACACCTAACAAGACTCATCAAAATCTTCTATCTTATTCTATTATATTTTTTCCAAGGTTCACAATCTCTGTGTTGGACCCTATATTGGTAGCTTGATGATACAGTATTGATACGCTAGATACGAGGGTCAGTTTGCAATCTTAGTATGGTACTGATATGGAACAAGGGGGCCGGTATGAGGTGGTCCACATTGGTATGGCAAACTTTGATTTCTTCTATCTGGTTGACAAATAATTAATCGCAAAAAGGCTAAAACACTATCTAGCAACGTCATCATCAATCTTACTTGGACACATAACATGGATGTCAAATTGTCAAGTTTCCGAGTGTCCGGAAGAACCCAATACAAGGATCTTCTAAAATTTGGATAAAGGGAGATGCATGTatcttatatatgtatgtttCACCATATACTGATGTGTTAGACCTGTGCATATAACAAATAATCTTACATATGCTGCTTATGTTCATAAACATTAATAAATTGGTTGCTAATTATTATGTTAGACATAATAACTTCCATGTAGAATTGCCAAAGGTGGAAATATAATGATGATGGCATTATGATTTGATAGTATGTAGTGTCATGAAGTGTCACAAGTGTCGAACATGTAAATAACCCCAAAACCAGAATCTCCAGGTAAACTATTCCTCAGCAAATATCATCTGCCATGACACTCGTTTAATGCCAAATTCAAGTTCATTCATGACAAATTTAGGCAGGAAAGAGCTTAGAGATAGCTACTACTGGCGCATCTTTTCCTAGAGCCGACCGTAGTTATTTCTCTTGGAAGCCTATTATGTGCTTTGAAACTGTAGCTATAAAATTTCCACAATATTTATCCACTGGTTGTCTAATGAAGAAACCACCTTCAAGATGTAACTTCATAGCTAAATTGTGGTTAGATATTGTGTTCAggcactgattttttttttatcaccaCCTTTAATAACTTTCTTGGTTGCCTAAGTTGCATAATAATTGGTGGAAATTTGGGCAGGCCACAATTCTCATCTCCAAACATGTAGATTTTTCCTTGTAACTAGAAAAACTAGTTAGCCAAATTATAACTTATGTATTCCTGACATATGGCTTCACATATGTAGTGGCTACTTTGCCTTATggttgaatattatttttatatatttttgggGTGGTTGGATGCTGGTTCTGCTCTCCAAAGCATTGTAGAATCCCAAAAAGAGTTATACAAAAATCTTATGAAAGTGTCCACAATTAAGTCATGCTAATATTAtgctttggtattttttcatcagtaGCTTAAATTAATGAAGAAAGCTTTGCCTGTGGACCTGGGATACAAATGCCAAGGTAGGGATCCAGATGTTGAAAAGTGAAATTGGATTGCATACTGTTCAAATGTTAAGTTTTCCTTCCTTTGTGATAGAATAGAATTGTAACTGTTTAGTACAGGCTCTTGCATTATAGCTCCATCAGCAAGGCAATATTTACTGGACTACATTTCTGTTCTGCAACATTCTTCCCTCAATGTTTCTCCTCGTTTTTCCTTTTTGTTTATGTTTCACTCTTTCCATCAAAAGCCAAGCTCTCTGAAATGAAAGCTGTCTCAATTCTCTTGTTCTTGAAAAGCTTCTTGATCCATTCCCCCACCTTTTGCATTTTGATGACTTCATTAAAAACAGTATTTTGTATCAAACATGCTAAACATTAGTTTTGTTTTGTGCTGCTGTTCGACTCAGGAAACACTGCAGTACAGTTGGCTGTGTTAGTTGCTTCAACCATGTGGCTAGACCACAAGTTTGACTCAATGGTGCTTCAGATTAACCTTTTGCTTTTGATTTTCACTTTATTCAATTCTTTTTCTGCATGTTATCTGGATCTTAGTGTGATTTTCCATAGTTTTATTCCTATGTTGGCTTAGTAACACGTGCCGGTTCTGAACTGAATTTTACCATTAGTTTGGATAGTTTTGATATTTTATATCATTGATCATATGAAAATTGTTTTACTTGCAGGAAGAACCTGGCCACCCTACTTCTGTGTCTCCGCATATTTCACGCCCAGTTAGTCGTAATGCTTTTGACAATGTTGATCCAATAGGAGTTCCTGATTTGCATCTAACACAGCTTCATAATGCAGCAGACACTATAGATGGCTGGCAATCTGGAGCAACTTCCTCTGGTCTTGTTAGGGTCCAAAGTCTTGGTTCATCAATTTCTCATTCCTTTGCATCTGCTGTTGGATCTTCTCTATCCAGAAGTACAACACCTGATCCTCAATTAATACAGAGGGCCCCAAGCCCCATAGTTCCTCCTGGAGGAGGAAGGATCAGTGATAGTGATAAAAAGACCGTAGTTGGATCAAATGGCTTAGGTGGTGTTTCCTCTTGTTTGACTGATGGTGGTGATTTGACAGCTGCTATGTCTAATTTAAGCCTATCCAAGAACCAAATAGCAGATGGAGAAAGTCATGTTCAAGGACTGCTTCATCAAGAGTTTGCTGATCAATCTGAATTGCTGTTCAATGTGCCTAGTGATCATAGACAATATCTGCAGCAGAAAATCACAAATAAGTCTGAGGCAGAATCACTAAAACCTCCATCTATTCCTTTtctggcatacaatgatctttcCAAGAAAAATGGTAGTGTAACAGATCTGAATTCACCTAAATTAACTTCAAATGGACAAATCAACTTGCCAAAGCAATCACCATATCCAAATATTTATAAGAAAGCAGTTTCTATTGGTTCAACCAGTTCCACAGGCTCTAATAATCCATATCAGAACTCTAATATGGCAAATGTTGACTTCATTGGATCTAATTCAAAAGCTTTTTCTGTCAATCATGGAACACCAACAATGTTGAACAGTCATCTTGATGCAGGTAGACTCCCTCCTTCCCCCAAACCCTATGAAATTATAGTTTGTGCTACTTCTGTGACCCTAACACCTGTGCATATGCTTTACTTTTGCAGGTGTAACAGTAGCAGGAGCTGCAGAAGGACCATATCTGAATATAAATGGAAACCAAGTGGGATCTGGTTTCCAGTTACCAATTATGGACCCCCTATATGCACAATATCTACATAGCAGTTCTAATGCTGCCATACATGCTGCTGCAACCTTGGATCCTTCTTTAGGGAGGAACTATCTTGGTACTTCACACATGGATTTGTCCGAGTATCAAAAAGCATATCTTGGAGCATTGCTTACGCAGCAGAAATTGCAGTATGGCATGCCATTACCTGGAAAATCTGGTAGCTTAAATCATGGCTTCTTTGGCGGTCATGCTTTTGGTCTTGGCATGCCATATCCGGCAAGTCCACTATCTAGCTCTGTTCTCTCTCCTTTGGGCTCTGGGAGTCCTGCAATGCAAAATGAGCGTTTGTCACGTTCCCCCTCCTTCATGCGAAGTGCCGCTGTTGGATCCATGGGATCATGGAACCTAGAAAATGGTGTTATGGAAGAGAATTATGCATCATCATTGTTGGAAGAATTAAAAAGCAACAAAACTCGATCTTTTGAACTCTCAGATATTGTAGGTCATGTAGTTGAATTCAGGTACTATTTTGTTGTTCCCATATATACTTTCTCATTTTACATGTCAGTGAAAGTGATTATGGGTGGATATTTGATTATTGTATTCTCCTTCTCTAGTGCGGATCAGTATGGAAGTCGTTTTATTCAACAGAAACTTGAAACTGCCTCAGTCGAagagaagaataaaatttttCCTGAGATACTTCCTCAAGCTCGTGCTTTGATGACTGATGTTTTTGGAAATTATGTTATACAGAAAGTATGTTGTCTTTATTTTTTACAGTTAGCTACATACATTTATAACTTAAAAGTCTGAACTTGTGGATCATCACTTGTATTGGCAGTTCTTTGAGCATGGTACTGAAATCCAGAGAAAGCAGCTAGCAAGTCAACTCAAGGGCCATGTTTTGCCTCTCACTCTTCAAATGTACGGTTGTAGAGTAATTCAGAAGGTTGGG is a genomic window containing:
- the LOC105055573 gene encoding pumilio homolog 1, yielding MVTESSVKMAPATLTNGNFDDFEKDLEALLREQQQGRAAFDQERDEINIFRSGSAPPTVEGSRTAFGSLFGHAGLAQTRLFDGQDGGDVLSEDEMRSHPAYLSYYYSNENLNPRLPPPAVSKEDWRAAQRFRAGLFGGIGDMRRKESGDGDGSSSSLFSLQPGLPVRDAERGMVEPSRGVQQKLSQQQSAEWLERGADGLIGLPGVGLGTRRKSFADALQEEPGHPTSVSPHISRPVSRNAFDNVDPIGVPDLHLTQLHNAADTIDGWQSGATSSGLVRVQSLGSSISHSFASAVGSSLSRSTTPDPQLIQRAPSPIVPPGGGRISDSDKKTVVGSNGLGGVSSCLTDGGDLTAAMSNLSLSKNQIADGESHVQGLLHQEFADQSELLFNVPSDHRQYLQQKITNKSEAESLKPPSIPFLAYNDLSKKNGSVTDLNSPKLTSNGQINLPKQSPYPNIYKKAVSIGSTSSTGSNNPYQNSNMANVDFIGSNSKAFSVNHGTPTMLNSHLDAGVTVAGAAEGPYLNINGNQVGSGFQLPIMDPLYAQYLHSSSNAAIHAAATLDPSLGRNYLGTSHMDLSEYQKAYLGALLTQQKLQYGMPLPGKSGSLNHGFFGGHAFGLGMPYPASPLSSSVLSPLGSGSPAMQNERLSRSPSFMRSAAVGSMGSWNLENGVMEENYASSLLEELKSNKTRSFELSDIVGHVVEFSADQYGSRFIQQKLETASVEEKNKIFPEILPQARALMTDVFGNYVIQKFFEHGTEIQRKQLASQLKGHVLPLTLQMYGCRVIQKALEVVDVDQQTQMVLELDGSIMKCVRDQNGNHVIQKCIECVPQERIQFVISSFYGHVVALSSHPYGCRVIQRVLEHCNDPKTQSIMMDEILQSVCSLAQDQYGNYVIQHVLQHGKPEERSAIISKLTGQIVKMSQQKFASNVVEKCLTYGSPEERQLLINEMLGSTDENEPLQVMMKDQFANYVVQKVLETCDDRNRELILSRIKVHLNALKRYTYGKHIVARVEKLIATGERRIGISLHSS